Proteins co-encoded in one Armigeres subalbatus isolate Guangzhou_Male unplaced genomic scaffold, GZ_Asu_2 Contig435, whole genome shotgun sequence genomic window:
- the LOC134204190 gene encoding glucosamine-6-phosphate isomerase-like isoform X1, translating to MRLIILDTADYVGEWSAKYVMKRINDFKPGPDRFFTLGLPTGSTPLGLYRNLIKFHQAGRISFKYVKTFNMDEYVDLPRDHPESYHYFMWHNFFKHIDIDPVNVHILDGNAPDLVAECNAFEDKIKTAGGIELFIGGIGPDGHIAFNEPGSSLVSRTRVKTLAQDTLEANARFFGNDISKVPKQALTVGVGTVMDAREVMILIIGAHKAFALYKAIEEGVNHMWTVSAFQQHPHTIMICDEDATLELRVKTVKYFKDCYVLAAASGNLDDATRPN from the exons ATGCGGCTCATAATCCTGGACACGGCCGACTACGTGGGCGAATGGTCGGCCAAGTACGTCATGAAGCGCATCAATGACTTCAAACCGGGCCCGGACCGGTTCTTCACGCTGGGCCTCCCAACTGGATCCACTCCGCTGGGCTTGTACCGCAATCTGATCAAATTCCACCAAGCGGGCAGAATTTCCTTCAAGTACGTGAAAACATTCAACATGGACGAGTACGTGGATTTGCCGCGGGACCATCCGGAGAGCTATCACTACTTCATGTGGCACAACTTCTTCAAACATATCGACATCGATCCGGTGAATGTGCACATTTTGGATGGAAATGCGCCGGATTTGGTGGCCGAGTGTAATGCATTCGAGGATAAGATCAAAACGGCCGGAGGAATCGAACTGTTCATCGGCGGAATCGGGCCGGATGGGCACATTGCTTTCAACGAGCCGGGGTCAAGTTTGGTGTCGCGAACGAGGGTGAAAACTCTGGCGCAAGATACACTAGAGGCCAACGCGCGGTTCTTTGGCAACGATATCAGCAAAGTTCCGAAGCAAGCGCTGACCGTCGGAGTGGGGACGGTGATGGACGCCCGGGAGGTGATGATTCTGATCATTGGTGCGCACAAGGCCTTTGCCTTGTATAAGGCGATTGAGGAAGGGGTTAATCACATGTGGACGGTCAGTGCCTTCCAGCAGCATCCGCATACGATTATGATATGCGATGAGGATGCCACGCTGGAACTTCGTGTTAAAACCGTGAAGTATTTcaag GATTGTTACGTTTTGGCCGCAGCCAGCGGAAACCTTGATGATGCTACTCGGCCCAACTGA
- the LOC134204190 gene encoding glucosamine-6-phosphate isomerase-like isoform X2, translated as MRLIILDTADYVGEWSAKYVMKRINDFKPGPDRFFTLGLPTGSTPLGLYRNLIKFHQAGRISFKYVKTFNMDEYVDLPRDHPESYHYFMWHNFFKHIDIDPVNVHILDGNAPDLVAECNAFEDKIKTAGGIELFIGGIGPDGHIAFNEPGSSLVSRTRVKTLAQDTLEANARFFGNDISKVPKQALTVGVGTVMDAREVMILIIGAHKAFALYKAIEEGVNHMWTVSAFQQHPHTIMICDEDATLELRVKTVKYFKSLYDVHSKLIEGT; from the exons ATGCGGCTCATAATCCTGGACACGGCCGACTACGTGGGCGAATGGTCGGCCAAGTACGTCATGAAGCGCATCAATGACTTCAAACCGGGCCCGGACCGGTTCTTCACGCTGGGCCTCCCAACTGGATCCACTCCGCTGGGCTTGTACCGCAATCTGATCAAATTCCACCAAGCGGGCAGAATTTCCTTCAAGTACGTGAAAACATTCAACATGGACGAGTACGTGGATTTGCCGCGGGACCATCCGGAGAGCTATCACTACTTCATGTGGCACAACTTCTTCAAACATATCGACATCGATCCGGTGAATGTGCACATTTTGGATGGAAATGCGCCGGATTTGGTGGCCGAGTGTAATGCATTCGAGGATAAGATCAAAACGGCCGGAGGAATCGAACTGTTCATCGGCGGAATCGGGCCGGATGGGCACATTGCTTTCAACGAGCCGGGGTCAAGTTTGGTGTCGCGAACGAGGGTGAAAACTCTGGCGCAAGATACACTAGAGGCCAACGCGCGGTTCTTTGGCAACGATATCAGCAAAGTTCCGAAGCAAGCGCTGACCGTCGGAGTGGGGACGGTGATGGACGCCCGGGAGGTGATGATTCTGATCATTGGTGCGCACAAGGCCTTTGCCTTGTATAAGGCGATTGAGGAAGGGGTTAATCACATGTGGACGGTCAGTGCCTTCCAGCAGCATCCGCATACGATTATGATATGCGATGAGGATGCCACGCTGGAACTTCGTGTTAAAACCGTGAAGTATTTcaag AGCTTGTACGACGTCCATTCAAAGCTGATTGAAGGTACGTAG